A window of the Rhodoferax sp. GW822-FHT02A01 genome harbors these coding sequences:
- a CDS encoding AlpA family phage regulatory protein: MTAKTPMNFDDLPDGAYLRKPQVLQIAPFSAPTMYRKIKEGTFPKPVHLSERVSAWQVGAIRKWLASQAAQ; this comes from the coding sequence ATGACAGCTAAGACCCCAATGAATTTCGACGACCTGCCGGATGGCGCATACCTGCGCAAACCGCAAGTGCTACAAATTGCGCCTTTCTCAGCGCCCACCATGTATCGGAAAATTAAAGAGGGGACCTTCCCAAAACCGGTCCATTTGTCAGAGCGCGTGAGTGCATGGCAGGTAGGGGCCATCCGCAAGTGGTTGGCTAGTCAAGCAGCACAGTGA